atactctgctgtgtcttaacttcacgcaatacattctgtagatgtgtgatacagtttgcggaatattatgatttattacttcattcagatggaaaattctgttatggtaccatattcacatatcagataactcccacctggaacgatgtaatacatcggagacatgtagattcagatgtatgtatacgatctatgcctagttcggctctgatcgacaggcaatcagtgtattcagtttttcaactagcttgaagcgatgaacgtatcaagacaagctctccactatatctgctagcaatcaccggtcgtcgatagacatttcggttcttttctgctaaagaaagatccaattgtatgccaaagactatggctcatgcttttcaatacagctggaaaaacaagaactacacccagcaccaaatagtacgtaactatgaggcggaccggaaggtttgatgagcaatccccaccTATAATAAACTTCATggagaatttctcaaaaaatgtaaactccGGATAAAATGGATTCCAAAATTTATCTGTGTTTTTCTACACCATTTCATCCAGcgattacttttgcagttcttctAAATATTACCTACAAATATTACAGGTattatttaacacttcagtcgtcgcgctgttgtattttgtacaacagtggtgaagaAACCTCGTTAATCGtacacaacatcagcgtggtggttctgaagtcggcaaaccgcgcgacgactgaaaggttaagttATTCCTTTGACAATTCCTCCATAcattacttcagagattccgTTCTTTGTTTTTGAGGGAATCCCTTCAGGACATCCTGCAGGATATTATCCAGGTGTTATGTTATCAATTATTATTTTAGCAGTTTATctagaaaattcttcaagatttcatcaagagttcagATCCTTGCATAACTTCAatagaaattttcacagaatttttatcAAAGATTACTTACTCGGAGGACTTCACTGGGAAGTTCCTCAAAGAATTTTCGGAtcattttctgaaggaatcataagagaaatcttcggagtaatttctgaaggtatcaaaaaaaaaacatctcagGAGGCATCTGAAAAATTACTGGTTgaaatcataataatatttGGTCATACACCTgaattaatttttaatggaatgcATGGGAAAATCATGACAAACAACATAATTTAATTTTACCGATTTAGAATGATAGTGTTGAACACAGAACTCTTAGATatgaaaatgaatgtaatgtttggaataataccaATAAAGAAGTCAATCAATTAAGAGTCTAAAATACCATGTCCGATATTTAGAGCAGAAGCCTTACCTTCAAACACCGCTCGGTTTTGTAGCACTTGCCGCAAAGCTCGCACTTGTACGGTCGCTCCTCGGAGTGGAAGAACTGATGCCTCTGCAGGTGGGACTTCTCGAAGAACGCCTTCCCGCACTCCCCGCACGGGAACGGCCGCTCATCGTTCGGCAGGTGTTTTTTCCGGTGGTGAATGAAGTTGATCTTCTGCACGAACGACTTATCACAATCCTCGCAGGTGAATTTCGGCCCATCCGAGTGGATTTTCCGGTGCGAGTATAAACTCCCAGCCGATAGGAATTTCCCGCAATCGGGGCATTCGATCATCTGCTTGGGAATCGGGTGAATCTTCTTGATGTGGATCCTGACCTCGGCTTGGCTGCCGAAAACGGCGTCGCACCGATCGCAATTGATTTTCCCTGCCATTGTGGCGGCCATGAGATCCGATTCGGGGCGGGAAGCTGGGATTTGACTCTCATGGACACCTTCATGCCTGGTCAGGTCCGACTTCTGATGGAACACTTTGGCGCAGGTTCCACAGGTATATCGCTGATTCGCACTGTTCAAGTGGCGATAAATATGCAATCTGTAAGCTTTGTACTGGGATATCTGTTTATCACAAGTTGTGCAGCAGTAGATTGGCTCCTGGTTGTAACTCTTCCGGTAGTGGAATTCGTACTCTATCTTCGTCTCGAACAGCCTGGAACACTTGTGGCAGGTTATCGTTAGTTTGGATCGTTTCTTCGAGGAAGCTTTTCCCGCGGGAAGTTCTTCCGTCAGCTCATTCTCAACCAGTTCCTTCTTCAGGGGCAATCCATTTTGATCGAAATACTTGGTCGGGGAAGGATTTTGAGGCTCCATCACCAGGATCAGCTCTCCATCTAAAACAACGCAAAACAAATCAATAATCACTAACAGctataaaaaattgaataaaacgaTCTCACCTCTGCCGGATCTGTGTTTTTGTTTGTTCCCGCTGCATCCCGTCCTTCCTCGACAACCCCCTTCGCCTAGTTCAACTCCTTTCGCAACAATCGTCACTTTTGGCAGCGCTCCGGTCAAAGCACTATTCCCGACCCCGTCCGGATGTGGTTCCAGCTTCGGAACTAGTAAAATTCCCGAATCCATCATCGGCTCAATTACCCACAGCGGGGAAcaacacaaaacaaaaacactctTTCAAAATGCACGCGCGCCGCCGATTCGACTGAGAGCCGCGTACTTAAAACGAGAAAAACCACTAGTGTGCAGCGAAAAACGGGCAACAAATACCGCCGGCCGATGGAGCATGCCTGGCGGAAGAAATTCACGTAAACCGGAACAGCGGACGATAACGTTTCACCAGGATTTTAAGACAACACCGATCAATTTGTccgaacaaaacaaataccatgcgaggccatttttgttttgatgtgcccttttctttttcttcttcgcCTGATTGACAGGCACGAAGATGACGCGCTTCGGAAAaggctttttttttgttgtatgCGCGTGTGCGTGAGATCGTTGGTAGCCAAAAGGCTTTGCCAGGGGgaaagcagtgttgccataggtacagattttttttttctggaaaaagtgTCAAACTTTTTACAAGCGCTAATGGCCGGTATAAGAAAGCTtgataaggggctgtccatttattacgtaagacatttttcgagGTTTTCCAACCCCACTCCTCCTTTACTTTACCCAGAATTATGTATAGGCAAATATAATGCACCACTATCATAGAGGTCGCTGTGGAAGAATGAGAGAAAtgtcactgaaaatgtttgtttacgtcctaaattcaatttttcaacccgAAAATTTGGTCATAATCAATTCATCATTGAACTGTTTTCCATTGGAATAATCATTTTGACCGTTTATTCTTGCgataaggccggtttgctactgacaagaaaaggaatcgcctatctcgatgcgtggaaaatttctcccaagaaatggtcaagaaaatcacttttttttctgaccgcagtacgcagttgagaagaaatgtcacttcaaagggagctctctgtaggaaattaaCCACcaacaaagaatccggaagtttataacctatgttgtcaaacatcaatttttcaattttatcccACTAATCGTACATGAAGATTGACCAAATTTGTATatttgggtttattcacaaatttcataacgccaaaaatgatcatttttgacacccactcacccccttgtaacgcatttttgtatgaatatcttTCGAATTTTGTATTAGCTGTAACATCTTAAAGACAcgcacccacccccttcagcgttatgaaatttgtgaatgagccctttcCGAAGGAAAAAAAGTgtatcatgtttttcaatgctctcgAATCGTCTACAAAATATCTATTtcgagaaaaagtgtaaatGGTGTGCTTtttcctatgctgcacacggcGCGTTCTCAACCCAACCTATTTTTgacggttctcctactagccaccagatgtcgaagtgatcgtttagctttgaaaatattagcctataGAGGTCTACAATCAAACTGCCACGAATACCAACGcacgatcaatcttacacaagtcgatttcctcagaatgaaaacgcatagatgtttgtttgacgtcatttgaACTTCCGTTCAACGTCAATCCAAGAAGGGAGTGAATGCtcggcagcaattctgtttatgttTACTTTCTCACACCAAACAAAagccagagtctatgaatgaagagttgcgcgaagactgAAACCAAGTCTACCTATTGAACCGTCAAATCGTCAACCTatcgagcaaaataaacaaacacgttttgggGCGAGAGAAGTATTGTTAtcgtgacgaaataaaaaaaaatgtcacggttTAAGTTGCGGTGTGATATGATGATGTCACAAAATAATTGCTCTTTAGGGCCtataatttgtgaatgaaccccctTTTTGTTGCATGTAATGTAACGGTAATGCAAGTAATCTCCCTCCATCAGTGGAAATATATAACTCCGTTTCATAGTTGAATGCAACTGAAATTTAATAAACTATATACAAAATTGGATAGTTTGAAAACTATATACTAGTTATTCAACCCAGATTTACGCTACAGATGCGGCTGTTTTCGGTCAATTCCCAGAGGGGCAGCGAACGACTAAAATTCACTGGGTTTTCAGTTGCTCGTCGTGCGGAAACCGAAAAAGATAAAGTTTTTGAGTTCATGCTGTTTGTCGTATGTGTTGTTGCATTTCGCTTCTGTTATtactttataattacaaaaccagagattaattttaattttgttctttgctactttgtaaaaaaaaacattcgaattGAGAGTGCATTTGAGCACGCAGAGAaatgaattttaaaatcaataatattctgtattgaaatcaacaaaaaatattatcatttctcggctaataatatatttttttgaattcaacaacaaaactttgttgtttaaaaaaaatatttttttgtttctaaaacCAGTCGTGAAcacaaatcaaaaaaaaattttggatttATAATAAATGTATTTAATAATACAAAACCTTACGTTGAACCGAAAAATATCTGTGttgttttataaatttatatgttttgaatgaaaaaaaaaaattttaaaacaaaaaaacttagttttgtttttaaatatataatttttgatc
This window of the Aedes aegypti strain LVP_AGWG unplaced genomic scaffold, AaegL5.0 Primary Assembly AGWG_AaegL5_hic_scaff_1761_PBJ_arrow, whole genome shotgun sequence genome carries:
- the LOC110680748 gene encoding zinc finger protein 569-like; this translates as MMDSGILLVPKLEPHPDGVGNSALTGALPKVTIVAKGVELGEGGCRGRTGCSGNKQKHRSGRDGELILVMEPQNPSPTKYFDQNGLPLKKELVENELTEELPAGKASSKKRSKLTITCHKCSRLFETKIEYEFHYRKSYNQEPIYCCTTCDKQISQYKAYRLHIYRHLNSANQRYTCGTCAKVFHQKSDLTRHEGVHESQIPASRPESDLMAATMAGKINCDRCDAVFGSQAEVRIHIKKIHPIPKQMIECPDCGKFLSAGSLYSHRKIHSDGPKFTCEDCDKSFVQKINFIHHRKKHLPNDERPFPCGECGKAFFEKSHLQRHQFFHSEERPYKCELCGKCYKTERCLKVRLLL